Proteins from a single region of Parasedimentitalea psychrophila:
- the nuoG gene encoding NADH-quinone oxidoreductase subunit NuoG — MSDLRKINIDGTEIEVDGAMTLIQACEEAGVEIPRFCYHERLTIAGNCRMCLVEVVGGPPKPAASCAMQVRDLRPGPEGQPPVVKTNSPMVKKAREGVMEFMLINHPLDCPICDQGGECDLQDQAMAYGISESRFKEPKRIVDDLDLGPLISTTMTRCISCTRCVRFTSEVAGLTQMGQTGRGEDAEIVSYLNQTLDSNMQGNIIDLCPVGALTSKPYAFTARPWELAKTETIDVMDALGSNIRVDTKGREVMRIMPRNNDGVNEEWISDKTRFVWDGLRRQRLDRPYIRDNGKLRPATWGEALSKAAGAMKGKKVAGLIGDLVPVEAAFALKQLVTGLGGKVECRTDNVRLPLDIRAAYVGTAAIEDIDGAKAILLIGSDPRNESPVLNARLRKAWTRGADISLIGQPVDLTFDYTHLGTDRAALGAVLKGDTKDALGKDTLVIVGQGALREADGLAVLAHAQKYAELTESKLLVLHTAASRVGAMDVGATTLGGMEAALEGAEVIYNLGADEVQIDAGAFVIYQGSHGDRGAHRADIVLPGAAYTEENGLFVNTEGRPQLAMRAGFAPGEAKENWAILRALSAELDATLSYDSLAQLRTAMIAEVPHLAKIDQVPTNEGAALELGTLGKAAFLTVIKDFYLTNPITRASEVMAELSANTKARGAEKIAAE; from the coding sequence ATGTCTGACCTGCGCAAGATCAACATTGATGGCACAGAGATCGAAGTGGACGGGGCGATGACCCTGATCCAGGCCTGTGAAGAGGCCGGGGTCGAGATCCCTCGTTTTTGTTATCACGAACGTCTGACCATCGCTGGCAACTGCCGCATGTGTCTGGTCGAAGTTGTCGGCGGCCCGCCAAAACCGGCCGCGTCCTGCGCCATGCAGGTGCGTGATCTGCGTCCCGGCCCCGAGGGCCAGCCGCCGGTTGTGAAAACCAACTCCCCGATGGTCAAAAAGGCCCGCGAAGGCGTGATGGAATTCATGCTGATCAACCACCCGCTGGATTGCCCGATCTGTGATCAGGGTGGCGAGTGTGATCTGCAGGATCAGGCGATGGCCTATGGCATCTCTGAAAGCCGGTTCAAGGAACCCAAGCGGATTGTCGACGATCTGGACCTTGGTCCGCTGATCTCGACCACAATGACCCGTTGCATCAGCTGTACCCGCTGCGTGCGCTTTACTTCGGAAGTTGCCGGTCTTACCCAGATGGGCCAAACTGGCCGCGGTGAAGATGCCGAGATCGTCAGCTATCTGAACCAGACGCTGGACAGCAACATGCAGGGCAACATCATTGACCTGTGCCCGGTTGGCGCGCTGACCTCCAAGCCCTACGCCTTTACCGCCCGTCCGTGGGAATTGGCCAAGACAGAAACCATCGACGTGATGGACGCGCTGGGATCCAACATCCGGGTGGATACCAAAGGCCGCGAAGTCATGCGCATCATGCCGCGCAACAACGACGGCGTGAACGAAGAGTGGATTTCCGACAAAACCCGTTTTGTCTGGGATGGTCTGCGTCGTCAGCGTCTGGACCGCCCATATATTCGCGATAACGGCAAGCTGCGCCCCGCAACTTGGGGCGAGGCGCTGAGCAAAGCAGCCGGCGCGATGAAGGGCAAAAAGGTTGCTGGCCTGATCGGTGATTTGGTTCCAGTCGAGGCCGCCTTTGCGCTGAAGCAACTGGTGACAGGTCTGGGTGGCAAAGTTGAATGCCGCACTGACAACGTGCGCCTGCCATTGGACATCCGCGCTGCCTATGTGGGGACTGCGGCGATCGAAGATATCGACGGTGCCAAGGCGATCCTGTTGATCGGCAGCGATCCACGCAATGAATCTCCGGTGCTGAACGCGCGCCTTCGCAAGGCATGGACTAGAGGCGCTGACATTAGCTTGATTGGCCAACCGGTTGATCTGACTTTTGATTATACGCATCTTGGGACAGACCGGGCGGCATTGGGCGCCGTGTTGAAGGGCGATACCAAGGACGCTTTGGGCAAGGATACTCTGGTCATCGTCGGCCAGGGCGCTCTGCGCGAGGCGGATGGTCTGGCGGTGCTGGCGCATGCGCAGAAATATGCCGAACTGACCGAGTCCAAACTGCTGGTGTTGCACACGGCGGCGTCGCGTGTTGGCGCGATGGATGTGGGTGCGACCACCTTGGGTGGCATGGAAGCGGCGCTTGAGGGCGCCGAAGTGATCTACAATCTTGGTGCCGATGAAGTCCAAATCGATGCGGGTGCCTTTGTGATCTATCAAGGCTCGCACGGCGACCGTGGTGCGCACCGCGCTGACATTGTGCTGCCGGGCGCTGCTTACACCGAAGAAAACGGTCTGTTTGTCAATACTGAGGGTCGCCCTCAATTGGCGATGCGCGCCGGTTTCGCGCCGGGTGAGGCCAAGGAAAACTGGGCCATTCTGCGCGCCCTTAGTGCTGAACTGGATGCGACCCTGAGCTATGACTCGCTGGCGCAATTGCGGACGGCGATGATTGCCGAGGTTCCACATCTGGCCAAGATCGACCAGGTGCCGACCAATGAGGGCGCGGCGCTTGAACTGGGCACCCTGGGCAAGGCGGCCTTCCTGACTGTGATCAAGGATTTCTACCTGACCAACCCAATCACCCGCGCGTCCGAAGTGATGGCTGAACTGTCAGCCAACACCAAGGCACGCGGCGCTGAAAAGATAGCGGCCGAGTGA
- the nuoI gene encoding NADH-quinone oxidoreductase subunit NuoI, with product MTQIDYTRAAKYFLLQDFWVGFKLGFKYFFAPKATLNYPHEKGPLSPRFRGEHALRRYPDGEERCIACKLCEAVCPAQAITIDAEPRDDGTRRTTRYDIDMTKCIYCGFCQEACPVDAIVEGPNFEFSTETREELFYDKNRLLANGDRWEAEIARNLELDAPYR from the coding sequence ATGACCCAGATCGATTACACCCGCGCCGCCAAGTACTTCCTGCTGCAGGATTTTTGGGTTGGCTTCAAACTGGGGTTCAAATACTTCTTTGCCCCCAAGGCGACGCTGAACTACCCGCACGAGAAGGGACCGCTGAGCCCGCGTTTCCGCGGCGAACATGCGCTGCGTCGCTATCCTGACGGCGAAGAGCGCTGCATTGCCTGTAAGCTGTGCGAAGCGGTCTGCCCGGCGCAGGCGATCACCATTGACGCGGAACCCCGCGACGATGGCACCCGCCGCACCACGCGCTATGACATCGACATGACCAAATGCATCTATTGCGGTTTCTGCCAAGAGGCCTGCCCGGTGGATGCGATTGTCGAAGGTCCGAACTTTGAGTTCTCAACCGAGACCCGCGAAGAGCTGTTCTACGACAAGAACAGACTGCTGGCGAACGGCGATCGCTGGGAAGCCGAGATTGCCCGCAACCTGGAACTGGATGCGCCGTACCGATGA
- a CDS encoding DUF5337 domain-containing protein: protein MSTEQDKAVARKGRIIAVVIAGGGLSAILAPWLIQVFGLPMRYEMLFYFGALAAFIWALVNIYQLWRLRQDSQR from the coding sequence ATGAGCACCGAACAGGATAAGGCAGTTGCCCGCAAAGGGCGCATCATCGCAGTGGTGATTGCAGGTGGCGGGCTCTCCGCCATCCTGGCGCCTTGGCTGATCCAAGTGTTCGGTTTGCCCATGCGCTATGAGATGCTGTTCTACTTCGGCGCGCTCGCTGCGTTCATCTGGGCATTGGTTAACATTTATCAACTCTGGCGCTTGCGCCAGGACAGTCAAAGGTAG
- the nuoH gene encoding NADH-quinone oxidoreductase subunit NuoH produces MAEFFNTPIGIFVLILAQVLAVVAFVMISLLFLVYGDRKIWAAVQMRRGPNVVGVFGILQSVADALKYIFKEIVIPAGADRAVFVLAPLTSFVLSLIAWAVIPFNDGWVLSNLNVAVLYVFAVSSLEVYGVIMGGWASNSKYPFLGSLRSAAQMISYEVSIGLVIIGVIISSGSLNFGDIVRAQDGDFGFFNWYWLPHFPMVFLFFISALAETNRPPFDLPEAESELVAGYQVEYSATMFLLFMAGEYIAIFLMCALMSLLFFGGWLSPIPGLPDGVLWMVGKMAFFFFLISMVKAITPRYRYDQLMRLGWKVFLPFSLAWVVFVAFAAKFAWFGGLYVRWAVGG; encoded by the coding sequence ATGGCTGAATTCTTTAACACCCCAATCGGAATTTTTGTTCTGATATTGGCACAAGTGCTGGCAGTCGTCGCATTTGTCATGATCTCTTTGTTGTTCCTTGTGTACGGCGACCGGAAAATCTGGGCGGCGGTACAGATGCGACGCGGACCCAATGTTGTGGGGGTCTTTGGCATCCTGCAATCGGTGGCGGATGCGTTGAAATACATCTTCAAGGAGATCGTAATCCCGGCGGGGGCTGACCGCGCCGTGTTTGTTCTGGCGCCATTGACCAGCTTTGTGCTGTCGTTGATCGCCTGGGCAGTGATCCCGTTCAACGACGGTTGGGTGCTCAGTAACCTGAACGTTGCTGTGCTCTATGTCTTTGCGGTGTCCTCGCTTGAGGTCTACGGCGTGATCATGGGCGGTTGGGCTTCGAACTCGAAATACCCCTTCCTGGGCTCGCTGCGCTCTGCGGCGCAGATGATCTCCTATGAAGTCTCCATTGGTCTGGTGATCATCGGTGTGATCATCTCCTCCGGTTCGCTGAACTTTGGCGATATCGTGCGGGCACAAGACGGCGACTTTGGCTTCTTCAACTGGTACTGGTTGCCGCATTTCCCGATGGTGTTCCTGTTCTTCATCTCGGCGCTGGCAGAAACCAACCGACCACCATTTGACCTTCCCGAGGCGGAGAGCGAACTGGTGGCTGGCTATCAGGTGGAATATTCGGCCACCATGTTCCTGCTGTTCATGGCCGGCGAATACATCGCCATCTTCCTGATGTGCGCGCTGATGTCGCTGCTGTTCTTTGGTGGCTGGCTGTCGCCAATTCCTGGCTTGCCGGACGGCGTGCTGTGGATGGTCGGCAAGATGGCGTTCTTCTTCTTCCTGATCTCAATGGTCAAGGCAATCACGCCGCGTTACCGCTATGACCAGCTGATGCGTCTGGGCTGGAAAGTGTTCCTGCCGTTCTCGCTGGCTTGGGTGGTCTTCGTTGCCTTTGCCGCAAAATTCGCGTGGTTCGGCGGACTTTACGTCCGTTGGGCAGTAGGAGGCTGA
- the nuoK gene encoding NADH-quinone oxidoreductase subunit NuoK encodes MIGIEHYLTVAATLFVIGIFGIFLNRKNVITLLMSIELMLLAVNINLVAFSSFLGDLVGQVFTLFVLTVAAAEASIGLAILVCFFRNRGTIDVEDINVMKG; translated from the coding sequence ATGATTGGTATTGAACATTATCTCACCGTCGCAGCGACCTTGTTCGTCATCGGCATCTTTGGGATCTTTTTGAACCGCAAGAACGTGATCACTCTGCTGATGAGCATCGAATTGATGTTGCTGGCGGTGAACATCAACCTTGTGGCCTTCTCCAGCTTCCTTGGCGATCTGGTCGGCCAGGTGTTTACCCTGTTTGTGCTGACCGTGGCCGCCGCCGAGGCCTCCATTGGTCTGGCGATCCTGGTCTGCTTCTTCCGCAACCGTGGAACAATCGATGTCGAAGACATCAACGTGATGAAGGGCTAA
- a CDS encoding DUF5333 domain-containing protein: protein MTRTLIAAVALCVSALPLGAAAKPSLRDVPQVENIIFAAAVAHEVSEYCQSIKPRHLKALGMAWDLKSQANDLGYSNAEIRAYVESDSEKARMRAKGELFLKANGVDYSTPETFCVFGRAEIDKSSAIGALLRAK, encoded by the coding sequence ATGACTCGTACTTTGATTGCCGCCGTTGCTCTTTGCGTTTCAGCCCTGCCGCTTGGCGCGGCTGCCAAACCCAGTTTGCGGGATGTTCCGCAGGTTGAAAATATCATTTTTGCCGCCGCCGTTGCCCATGAGGTCAGCGAATACTGCCAATCCATCAAGCCGCGCCACCTGAAGGCGCTGGGGATGGCCTGGGATCTGAAGTCACAGGCCAATGACCTGGGCTACTCGAACGCCGAAATCCGCGCCTATGTGGAATCGGACAGTGAAAAGGCGCGGATGCGCGCCAAGGGAGAGCTCTTTCTCAAGGCCAATGGCGTTGATTACAGCACCCCTGAAACCTTCTGCGTGTTTGGGCGCGCGGAAATTGATAAATCCAGCGCGATTGGCGCGCTACTGAGGGCGAAATAG
- a CDS encoding NADH-quinone oxidoreductase subunit J: MSVFAFYLFAISAITGGLFTVISRQPVHSVLWLILAFLSSAGLFVLLGAEFVAMLLVIVYVGAVMVLFLFVVMMLDVDFAELKAEMAKFMPLALLIGLVILMQLVMAYGAWESAHGAADLLAQPIPADRHNTEALGLILYDDYFLLFQLSGLILLVAMIGAIVLTLRHRKDIKRQDILAQMFRDPAKAMELKDVKPGQGL; this comes from the coding sequence ATGAGCGTGTTTGCCTTTTACCTCTTCGCCATAAGCGCCATCACCGGCGGGCTGTTCACTGTGATCAGCCGCCAGCCGGTGCATTCGGTGCTGTGGTTGATTCTGGCCTTCTTGTCGTCGGCGGGACTGTTTGTTCTGCTGGGGGCTGAGTTCGTCGCCATGTTGCTGGTGATTGTCTATGTGGGCGCAGTGATGGTGCTGTTCCTGTTTGTGGTGATGATGCTGGATGTGGATTTTGCCGAGCTGAAAGCCGAGATGGCCAAATTTATGCCACTGGCGCTGCTGATCGGTCTGGTCATTCTGATGCAACTGGTGATGGCCTACGGTGCTTGGGAGAGCGCACATGGTGCCGCTGATCTTCTGGCGCAGCCGATCCCAGCCGACCGCCACAACACCGAGGCCCTGGGCCTTATTCTATATGATGACTACTTCCTTCTGTTCCAGCTGTCGGGTCTGATCCTGCTGGTCGCCATGATTGGCGCCATTGTTCTGACCCTGCGCCATCGTAAAGACATCAAACGTCAGGATATCCTGGCCCAGATGTTCCGCGATCCGGCCAAGGCGATGGAACTGAAAGACGTAAAACCGGGGCAGGGGCTTTAA
- the nuoL gene encoding NADH-quinone oxidoreductase subunit L — protein METILLFAPLIGAIICGFGYKYIGEKAAMWTSTGMLFLSAFLSWISFLTFDGITQHIEILRWIESGSLSTSWGIRLDRLTTIMLIVITTVSSLVHLYSFGYMDKDPQWKDGESYKPRFFAYLSFFTFAMLMLVTSDNLVQMFFGWEGVGVASYLLIGFYYRKPTANAAAIKAFVVNRVGDFGFALGIFGLFFLTDSINLNDVFAAAPTLAETELTFLWTEWNAANLIAFLLFVGAMGKSAQLFLHTWLPDAMEGPTPVSALIHAATMVTAGVFLVCRMSPLMEFAPEAMAFVTVVGASTAFFAATVGLVQTDIKRVIAYSTCSQLGYMFVAAGVGMYSAAMFHLLTHAFFKALLFLGAGSVINAMHHEQEMTEYGGLRKKIPFTFWSMMIGTLAITGVGIPLTTFGFAGFLSKDAIIESAYAGGSGYGFWMLVIAAAMTSFYSWRLMFMTFFGEARGDKHTHDHAHESPLTMLIPLGVLSVGAVLAGMLWYGSFFGHTDQVGKFYGIPVAEATAHGETATVSESTGHGDADTDTSHGEVVADAGHGEAAATGEAHYVFAGKPGEGGIYFGKDNTVLDDAHAAPVWVKVSPFIAMLGGLLVAIWFYIINPSLPGRLAQAQRPLYLFFKNKWYFDELYNVVFVKPAFALGRFLWKRGDGDTIDGFLNGVAMGVVPFFTRLAGRAQTGFIFTYAFWMVLGIVALVTWMSIGGGAH, from the coding sequence ATGGAAACCATCCTTCTCTTTGCCCCGCTCATCGGGGCTATTATCTGCGGGTTCGGCTATAAATATATTGGCGAGAAAGCCGCGATGTGGACCTCGACTGGTATGCTGTTCCTGTCGGCCTTCCTGTCATGGATCTCGTTCCTGACGTTTGACGGCATCACCCAGCATATCGAGATCCTGCGCTGGATCGAGAGCGGCTCGCTGTCCACCTCCTGGGGCATCCGCCTGGACCGTCTGACCACCATCATGCTGATCGTGATCACCACGGTGTCCTCGCTGGTTCACCTGTATTCGTTCGGCTACATGGACAAAGACCCCCAGTGGAAAGACGGCGAAAGCTATAAGCCACGCTTCTTTGCCTATCTGTCGTTCTTTACCTTCGCCATGCTGATGCTGGTGACCTCGGACAACCTGGTCCAGATGTTCTTTGGCTGGGAAGGCGTCGGTGTTGCCTCGTATCTGCTGATCGGTTTCTACTACCGCAAGCCCACCGCCAATGCCGCCGCGATCAAGGCCTTTGTGGTCAACCGCGTTGGTGACTTTGGTTTTGCGCTGGGGATCTTTGGTCTGTTCTTCCTGACCGACAGCATCAACCTGAATGATGTGTTCGCTGCGGCGCCTACGTTGGCCGAAACAGAACTGACCTTCCTTTGGACTGAATGGAACGCTGCCAACCTGATTGCCTTCCTGCTGTTTGTTGGTGCGATGGGTAAATCTGCTCAACTGTTCCTGCACACCTGGCTGCCTGACGCGATGGAAGGTCCGACACCTGTGTCGGCGCTGATCCACGCGGCCACCATGGTTACCGCCGGTGTGTTCCTGGTCTGCCGGATGTCGCCGCTGATGGAGTTCGCTCCGGAAGCCATGGCCTTTGTGACTGTAGTGGGCGCCTCCACCGCGTTCTTTGCGGCCACTGTGGGTCTGGTTCAGACCGACATCAAACGGGTCATCGCCTATTCCACCTGTTCGCAGTTGGGCTATATGTTCGTGGCTGCCGGTGTTGGCATGTACTCGGCGGCTATGTTCCACCTGCTGACCCACGCCTTCTTTAAGGCGCTGTTGTTCCTTGGGGCTGGGTCCGTCATCAATGCGATGCACCACGAGCAGGAAATGACCGAATACGGCGGCTTGCGCAAAAAGATCCCATTCACCTTTTGGTCGATGATGATCGGTACCTTGGCTATCACCGGTGTTGGCATTCCGCTGACCACATTCGGCTTTGCCGGCTTCCTGTCCAAGGATGCAATCATCGAGAGTGCCTATGCAGGCGGCTCTGGCTATGGTTTCTGGATGCTGGTGATTGCCGCTGCAATGACCTCGTTCTATTCATGGCGGCTGATGTTCATGACCTTCTTTGGCGAGGCACGCGGTGACAAGCACACCCATGATCACGCGCATGAAAGCCCGCTGACCATGTTGATCCCGCTGGGCGTGTTGTCCGTTGGCGCGGTGCTGGCTGGCATGCTGTGGTATGGTTCGTTCTTTGGTCACACCGATCAGGTCGGCAAGTTCTATGGTATCCCGGTTGCCGAAGCTACGGCACATGGCGAGACTGCCACGGTAAGCGAAAGCACCGGACACGGCGATGCCGATACCGATACCAGCCACGGCGAAGTGGTTGCTGATGCCGGTCACGGTGAAGCCGCTGCCACTGGCGAAGCCCACTATGTGTTTGCTGGCAAGCCCGGCGAAGGCGGCATCTACTTTGGCAAGGACAACACGGTTCTGGACGACGCACATGCGGCGCCGGTCTGGGTGAAGGTCTCCCCCTTCATCGCCATGCTGGGTGGCTTGCTGGTTGCGATCTGGTTCTACATCATCAATCCGTCGCTGCCGGGCCGTTTGGCGCAGGCGCAACGGCCGCTGTATCTGTTCTTCAAGAACAAGTGGTATTTTGATGAGCTGTACAATGTAGTCTTTGTTAAGCCCGCGTTTGCTCTGGGCCGGTTCCTGTGGAAACGCGGCGATGGCGATACCATTGACGGCTTCCTGAACGGCGTCGCCATGGGCGTGGTTCCCTTCTTCACCCGTCTGGCCGGACGCGCACAAACGGGTTTCATCTTTACTTATGCCTTCTGGATGGTGCTGGGAATTGTCGCCCTTGTCACCTGGATGTCGATCGGCGGAGGAGCCCACTGA
- a CDS encoding NADH-quinone oxidoreductase subunit M produces MDNILSIVTFIPALAAGIMALFMRGEDEAAQRNAKYLALFATSITFLVSLGIYFEFDPANTGFQFVEESDWLMGLKYKMGVDGISVLFVMLTTFVMPLTILASWNVSTRVKEYMIAFLLLETLMLGVFMALDLVLFYLFFEAGLIPMFLIIGIWGGKQRIYASFKFFLYTFLGSVLMLVAMVAMFADAGTTDIEALMTHTFASNSFEILGIQVVGGMQTLMFLAFFASFAVKMPMWPVHTWLPDAHVQAPTAGSVVLAAILLKMGGYGFLRFSLPMFPVGSDVMTDMVLWMSVIAIVYTSLVALVQDDMKKLIAYSSVAHMGFVTMGIFSANQQGIDGAIFQMISHGFISAALFLIVGVIYDRMHTREISAYGGLVIRMPAYALVFMFFTMGNVGLPGTSGFVGEFLTLMGAFQKNTWIAAVATSGVIFSACYALYLYRRVVFGDMIKAGLKTMSDMSMRERVIFAPLVVMTLLLGIYPALVTDIIGPSTEALVANFNHSLAAADLTATTQTASH; encoded by the coding sequence ATGGACAACATACTGTCTATTGTCACTTTTATCCCGGCACTGGCGGCGGGGATCATGGCCCTGTTCATGCGCGGCGAGGATGAGGCGGCACAGCGTAATGCCAAGTATCTCGCGCTGTTTGCCACCTCGATCACCTTCCTGGTGAGCCTGGGGATCTATTTTGAGTTCGATCCGGCGAACACCGGCTTTCAGTTTGTCGAAGAGTCCGACTGGCTGATGGGGCTGAAATACAAAATGGGTGTCGACGGGATTTCGGTTCTGTTTGTGATGCTGACCACATTTGTGATGCCGCTGACCATTTTGGCCAGCTGGAACGTCTCTACCCGCGTCAAGGAATACATGATTGCATTCCTGCTGCTGGAAACCCTGATGCTTGGCGTCTTTATGGCGCTGGATCTGGTGCTGTTCTACCTGTTCTTTGAGGCAGGTCTGATACCGATGTTCCTGATCATCGGTATCTGGGGCGGCAAGCAGCGGATCTACGCTTCGTTCAAGTTCTTCCTCTACACCTTTCTCGGCTCGGTGCTGATGCTGGTGGCGATGGTGGCGATGTTTGCCGATGCAGGTACCACCGACATCGAAGCGCTGATGACCCACACGTTTGCGTCAAACAGCTTTGAGATCCTCGGCATTCAGGTCGTCGGCGGTATGCAGACCCTGATGTTCCTGGCCTTCTTTGCCAGTTTTGCAGTGAAGATGCCGATGTGGCCGGTGCACACTTGGTTGCCGGATGCGCACGTTCAGGCGCCAACGGCTGGCTCGGTTGTTCTGGCAGCAATCCTGTTGAAGATGGGCGGCTACGGCTTCCTGCGGTTCAGCCTGCCAATGTTCCCGGTCGGATCCGACGTGATGACCGATATGGTGCTGTGGATGTCGGTGATCGCCATCGTCTATACCTCGCTGGTGGCGCTGGTGCAGGACGACATGAAAAAGCTGATTGCCTATTCCTCTGTCGCCCACATGGGCTTTGTCACCATGGGGATCTTTTCCGCCAACCAGCAGGGCATTGATGGCGCCATCTTTCAGATGATCAGCCACGGCTTTATCTCGGCCGCGCTGTTCCTGATCGTTGGGGTGATCTATGACCGGATGCACACCCGCGAAATCAGCGCCTATGGTGGTCTGGTGATCCGGATGCCGGCCTATGCGCTGGTGTTCATGTTCTTCACCATGGGCAACGTCGGCCTGCCGGGCACATCCGGGTTTGTCGGTGAATTCCTGACGCTGATGGGCGCCTTCCAGAAAAATACCTGGATTGCCGCGGTCGCCACGTCGGGGGTTATTTTCTCGGCCTGTTATGCCCTGTACCTGTATCGCCGGGTAGTTTTTGGCGACATGATCAAGGCGGGTCTGAAAACCATGTCTGACATGTCGATGCGCGAGCGGGTGATCTTTGCTCCGCTGGTGGTGATGACCCTACTGCTGGGGATCTACCCGGCGCTGGTCACCGATATCATCGGCCCGTCAACCGAGGCGCTGGTCGCCAATTTCAATCATTCTCTGGCCGCTGCGGATCTGACCGCAACGACCCAGACTGCGTCGCACTAA
- the nuoF gene encoding NADH-quinone oxidoreductase subunit NuoF — translation MLKDQDRIFTNLYGMHDRSLKGAQARGHWDGTAAILAKGRDWIVQSMKDSGLRGRGGAGFPTGLKWSFMPKESDGRPAYLVINADESEPGTCKDREIMRHDPHTLIEGALIASFAMNAHTCYIYIRGEYIREREALQSAIDEAYAAGLLGKNAAKSGWDFDLFLHHGAGAYICGEETALIESLEGKKGMPRMKPPFPAGAGLYGCPSTVNNVESIAVVPTILRRGPEWFSSFGRPNNVGTKLFGISGHVNNPCVVEEAMSIGFEELIEKHCGGIKGGWDNLLAVIPGGSSVPCVRGENMRDAIMDFDYLRNDLGSGLGTAAVIVMDKNTDIIKAIWRLAKFYKHESCGQCTPCREGTGWMMRVMDRLVRGEAELEEIDMLWDVTKQVEGHTICALGDAAAWPIQGLIRNFREEIEDRIKANKTGRMGAMAAE, via the coding sequence ATGCTGAAGGACCAGGACCGGATCTTTACCAACCTCTACGGTATGCATGATCGCTCGTTGAAGGGTGCGCAGGCACGGGGCCATTGGGATGGCACCGCGGCGATCCTCGCCAAGGGGCGCGATTGGATCGTTCAGTCGATGAAAGACTCTGGCCTGCGCGGTCGCGGTGGTGCGGGTTTCCCCACCGGCTTGAAATGGTCGTTCATGCCCAAGGAAAGCGATGGTCGCCCAGCCTATCTGGTGATCAATGCCGATGAATCCGAGCCGGGCACCTGCAAAGACCGCGAAATCATGCGTCATGATCCGCACACGCTGATCGAAGGCGCACTGATCGCCAGCTTCGCGATGAACGCGCATACTTGCTATATCTACATTCGCGGCGAATACATCCGCGAGCGCGAAGCGCTGCAGTCCGCCATTGATGAGGCTTACGCCGCGGGCCTGCTGGGCAAGAACGCAGCCAAATCCGGCTGGGACTTTGACTTGTTCCTGCACCACGGGGCAGGGGCCTATATCTGCGGTGAAGAAACTGCATTGATTGAAAGCTTGGAAGGCAAAAAGGGCATGCCTCGGATGAAGCCGCCGTTCCCGGCTGGCGCTGGTCTGTATGGCTGCCCCTCGACCGTGAACAACGTGGAATCGATCGCTGTTGTGCCCACCATCCTGCGGCGCGGCCCTGAGTGGTTCAGCTCCTTTGGTCGCCCCAATAACGTCGGCACCAAGCTGTTTGGCATCTCGGGTCACGTCAACAACCCTTGCGTTGTTGAAGAGGCGATGAGCATCGGCTTTGAAGAACTGATCGAAAAGCACTGCGGTGGGATCAAAGGCGGCTGGGACAATCTGCTGGCGGTAATCCCCGGCGGATCATCCGTGCCTTGCGTTCGCGGTGAAAACATGCGCGACGCGATCATGGACTTTGATTACTTGCGCAACGATCTGGGCTCGGGTCTGGGCACGGCGGCGGTGATTGTCATGGACAAGAACACCGACATCATCAAAGCGATCTGGCGTCTGGCCAAGTTCTACAAGCACGAAAGCTGTGGCCAGTGTACCCCGTGTCGTGAAGGCACCGGCTGGATGATGCGCGTCATGGACCGTCTGGTGCGCGGCGAGGCCGAGCTGGAAGAGATCGATATGCTGTGGGACGTGACCAAACAGGTCGAAGGCCACACCATCTGTGCGCTGGGTGACGCGGCCGCATGGCCAATCCAGGGGCTGATCCGCAACTTCCGCGAAGAAATCGAAGACCGTATCAAGGCCAATAAGACCGGCCGCATGGGCGCGATGGCGGCGGAGTGA
- a CDS encoding carboxymuconolactone decarboxylase family protein, giving the protein MSTPKNPFEAMMAQAQEMAKAMNPGLGDVSAKGFEAMWPTMPKEAMEMMFGTSANPDGLDAKTRLLLTLAGLTCQGAQADTALRQTVRHALAAGAKKQEIVEAIGQMSVFAGIPAMTKALEVAQEVLDAQGDDES; this is encoded by the coding sequence ATGAGCACCCCCAAAAACCCCTTTGAGGCCATGATGGCTCAGGCCCAAGAGATGGCCAAGGCTATGAACCCAGGGCTTGGCGATGTCTCTGCCAAAGGGTTTGAGGCGATGTGGCCCACCATGCCCAAAGAGGCAATGGAAATGATGTTCGGCACATCCGCTAATCCGGATGGGCTGGACGCCAAGACCCGGCTGCTGCTGACGCTGGCCGGGCTGACATGCCAAGGGGCGCAGGCAGATACTGCTCTGCGTCAAACCGTGCGCCACGCCCTTGCGGCAGGTGCCAAGAAACAAGAGATCGTGGAAGCGATCGGACAGATGTCAGTATTTGCTGGCATCCCGGCCATGACCAAGGCGCTAGAAGTCGCGCAAGAGGTCCTGGACGCACAAGGGGACGATGAGTCATGA